The following are from one region of the Lepeophtheirus salmonis chromosome 8, UVic_Lsal_1.4, whole genome shotgun sequence genome:
- the LOC121123620 gene encoding uncharacterized protein isoform X29 codes for MGKHHSEEGGGSAGFLKSPSSNSSSTNSSVSSIKSHLEYHNKMCQVLDTVWSEPSSPLIDNRSFFDSLNDPDQLFLLPDSVLAMDSFTFREDVNSIAPNFLSNSISSNSSTSSKHSPHHSLDSSETNRSLRLLEDIEGFRLARASDGCRTLWLCDATSDGSNVTPLPPQVESSLPSPAHPKSSSGTPPHPSLSSSTLDKADQMLKSTESLSSKKGVSLRSRSECNREREDRVKRIRELQESDRRRKLEELKQHALSAQKFRLQQELERRRHIEELRLRDTDKRHQVEERKKALEEAERDRRVALLRKNKEREERIEQKRRAQNQMNYAFGSSTPRMIEPRVDSMSDIWGGTRRSTSSSNVFAQMSQSMYCNRRSAERDPSIEARKQRATSAHGLDRNDGLSRENTLHPSRPPSVMSTDSRSSVVSVGGVRMRNTPSRRPRPISIATTGVMSSSMYEKKNAPSPLAARNRQKSTSSLTGGDLRKKRARSVTSDREDDTKSTTSNSSSVMSKSMITRRTPAQVKADSAARKAKPPTSKSSTPTHTATHKKIGSKSPSLSGSIKSLDGSVCQDELKSPKNEVFEGQEPNAASNLTENAVGQSSSSLKEGTPPYESKESPSDESAGAISSTGKRIITSEEEAKARLAEKRRQMKEKKEREAELERQRLAELERIENERLEKEEEEERLAMVEAEKLAGEARKVEELRLQKAIEEAERKKEEDRKKQEEEEKLRQEKEEQEKKKQEELSDKLRKEEEERMLRKKRIEEIMSRTRKPNNQNNNSSNNNNNNNINHDPPSHDAKSSESTKNAITVTTTSADESTSSNSNSEPLSSNKNGEHETSPASSSVNKDINNVVVVETTINHRNHSGGDEDNELELTSNNTSLSADNMNNNNINENMQNHHLQENNDSNDNFVKEENAKNSSKTSTTTIVSSSSSPAEKGVIHSFISENNKADIDKNGDISSHPDRDDNTIARMTENNDTRQDLDQIMELSVDSNNDITTKFSPPSTPIIAFEESINVPKQEPPTADLLS; via the exons ATGGGAAAGCATCACTCAGAGGAAGGCGGAGGAAGTGCCGGGTTCCTCAAGTCCCCCTCATCCAACTCCTCCTCCACGAATAGCAGTGTCTCCTCCATCAAAAGTCATTTAGAGtatcataataaaatgtgtCAAGTCCTGGATACGGTGTGGAGTGAGCCCTCGAGTCCCCTTATTGACAATCGTAGTTTCTTTGACTCTCTGAATGATCCGGATCAGCTTTTTCTTCTTCCGGACAGTGTGCTCGCAATGGATAGCTTCACCTTTCGAGAGGATGTCAATTCTATTGCTCccaattttttaagtaatagtaTTTCCTCAAATTCATCAACGAGCTCCAAACACTCTCCACATCATTCTTTAGATTCCTCCGAGACGAATCGCTCCCTTCGTCTCCTTGAAGATATTGAGGGCTTTCGGTTAGCTCGTGCCTCGGATGGCTGTCGTACTCTCTGGCTCT gTGATGCAACCTCGGATGGCTCGAATGTGACTCCACTTCCGCCTCAAGTAGAATCATCATTACCATCCCCTGCTCACCCTAAATCATCTTCTGGTACTCCTCCACATCCATCGCTGTCATCCTCTACTCTAGACAAAGCCGACCAAATGCTAAAATCCACAGAGTCTCTTTCCTCTAAAAAAGGGGTTTCACTGAGAA GTCGAAGTGAATGTAATCGAGAACGAGAGGATCGAGTAAAGCGCATCAGAGAACTACAAGAAAGTGATAGGAGGAGAAAATTGGAGGAGTTAAAACAACAC gcattatCGGCCCAAAAATTTCGTCTGCAACAAGAACTTGAGAGACGAAGGCACATAGAAGAACTTCGATTGCGAGATACAGACAAACGACATCAAGTTGAGGAGCGTAAAAAAGCTCTTGAAGAAGCAGAAAGAGATAGAAGAGTGGCTCTGCTAAGAAAGAATAaa GAACGAGAGGAGAGAATAGAACAAAAAAGACGAGCACAGAATCAAATGAATTACGCGTTTGGAAGTTCAACACCTAGAATGATTGAGCCTAGAGTTGATTCTATGTCAGACATTTGGGGCGGCACGAGGAG GTCAACATCCTCTTCCAATGTTTTTGCTCAAATGAGTCAATCCATGTATTGTAACAGAAGGTCTGCGGAACGAGATCCTTCAATTGAAGCTAGAAAGCAGAGGGCTACGTCTGCACATGGTCTTGATAGAAACGATG gcttGAGTCGTGAAAACACCCTGCATCCGTCTAGACCTCCGAGTGTGATGAGCACGGATTCCCGTTCTAGTGTTGTTAGCGTGGGGGGTGTACGAATGAGAAACACACCTTCCAGACGTCCACGTCCAATTTCCATTGCTACTACTGGAGTTATGTCCTCATCTATGTATGAGAAAAAAAACGCACCATCACCTTTGGCAGCTAGAAATCGACAAAAAT CAACATCTTCCCTTACTGGAGGAGATTTACGTAAGAAAAGGGCAAGAAGTGTTACATCCGATCGAGAGGACGATACAAAAAGTACTACCAGTAATTCTTCTTCTGTAATGTCCAAGTCAATGATAACGAGACGAACACCTGCTCAAGTTAAGGCGGATTCAGCAGCAAGGAAAGCTAAG CCACCGACTTCAAAGTCATCCACTCCAACACATACAGCTACTCATAAGAAAATAGGCTCAAAGAGTCCCAGCTTGTCAGGAAGTATCAAGAGCTTAGATGGATCTGTATGTCAAGACGAGCTAAAATCACCAAAGAATGAAGTTTTTGAAGGTCAAGAACCGAATGCTGCTTCGAATTTAACTGAGAATGCTGTAGGTCAAAGTTCATCTTCTTTAAAAGAAGGAACTCCACCTTACGAATCTAAAGAATCCCCCTCTGATGAATCTGCTGGAGCAATTTCCTCCACTGGAAAGCGTATTATCACAAGTGAGGAAGAGGCTAAGGCTCGTTTAGCAGAAAAGAGGAGACAAATGAAGGAGAAGAAGGAACGTGAAGCTGAGTTAGAGCGACAGAGATTAGCAGAACTTGAGAGAATTGAAAACGAGCGACTAGAGAAGGAAGAGGAAGAAGAGCGATTAGCTATGGTCGAAGCTGAAAAACTTGCAGGGGAAGCACGGAAGGTTGAGGAACTCCGTCTTCAGAAGGCAATTGAAGAAGCTGAACGTAAAAAGGAGGAGGATCGTAAgaaacaagaagaagaagaaaaactccGCCAGGAAAAAGAAGagcaagaaaagaaaaagcagGAGGAACTTAGTGACAAATTACGCAAGGAAGAGGAAGAGCGTATGCTTCGTAAAAAACGAATCGAGGAAATCATGTCAAGAACCCGAAAGCCTAACAATCAGAATAATAACAGTAGtaataacaacaacaataataatattaaccatGATCCTCCATCTCATGATGCCAAG agCTCTGAATCGACAAAGAATGCTATTACTGTAACTACTACTTCTGCTGATGAATCCACCTCTTCTAATTCTAATAGTGAACCCCTTTCCTCCAACAAAAATGGAGAGCATGAAACATCCCCTGCATCATCATCTGTTAATAAAGACATTaataatgttgttgttgttgaaacAACCATCAATCATCGGAATCATTCCGGTGGCgatgaagataatgaattaGAACTTACATCCAATAACACTTCTCTTAGTGCGgacaatatgaataataataacataaatgagAACATGCAAAATCATCATcttcaagaaaataatgatagtaATGATAACTTTGTGAAAGAAGAAAATGCAAAGAATTCCTCAAAGACATCCACTACGACGATAGTCTCTTCATCATCCTCTCCTGCAGAGAAAGGAGTCATTCATTCTTTTATATCGGAAAATAACAAAGCCGATATTGATAA AAACGGTGATATTTCATCCCATCCTGATAGAGACGACAATACCATAGCCAGGATGACAGAGAACAACGATACTCGACAAGATCTGGATCAGATCATGGAATTGAGCGTTGATTCTAATAATGATATCACCACCAAATTTTCTCCACCGAGTACTCCTATCATTGCATTCGAAGAAAGTATTAATGTTCCTAAGCAAGAACCTCCAACTGCAG aTTTGTTATCTTGA
- the LOC121123620 gene encoding uncharacterized protein isoform X26 → MGKHHSEEGGGSAGFLKSPSSNSSSTNSSVSSIKSHLEYHNKMCQVLDTVWSEPSSPLIDNRSFFDSLNDPDQLFLLPDSVLAMDSFTFREDVNSIAPNFLSNSISSNSSTSSKHSPHHSLDSSETNRSLRLLEDIEGFRLARASDGCRTLWLCDATSDGSNVTPLPPQVESSLPSPAHPKSSSGTPPHPSLSSSTLDKADQMLKSTESLSSKKGVSLRSRSECNREREDRVKRIRELQESDRRRKLEELKQHALSAQKFRLQQELERRRHIEELRLRDTDKRHQVEERKKALEEAERDRRVALLRKNKEREERIEQKRRAQNQMNYAFGSSTPRMIEPRVDSMSDIWGGTRRSTSSSNVFAQMSQSMYCNRRSAERDPSIEARKQRATSAHGLDRNDGLSRENTLHPSRPPSVMSTDSRSSVVSVGGVRMRNTPSRRPRPISIATTGVMSSSMYEKKNAPSPLAARNRQKCETTYLTTSSLTGGDLRKKRARSVTSDREDDTKSTTSNSSSVMSKSMITRRTPAQVKADSAARKAKPPTSKSSTPTHTATHKKIGSKSPSLSGSIKSLDGSVCQDELKSPKNEVFEGQEPNAASNLTENAVGQSSSSLKEGTPPYESKESPSDESAGAISSTGKRIITSEEEAKARLAEKRRQMKEKKEREAELERQRLAELERIENERLEKEEEEERLAMVEAEKLAGEARKVEELRLQKAIEEAERKKEEDRKKQEEEEKLRQEKEEQEKKKQEELSDKLRKEEEERMLRKKRIEEIMSRTRKPNNQNNNSSNNNNNNNINHDPPSHDAKSSESTKNAITVTTTSADESTSSNSNSEPLSSNKNGEHETSPASSSVNKDINNVVVVETTINHRNHSGGDEDNELELTSNNTSLSADNMNNNNINENMQNHHLQENNDSNDNFVKEENAKNSSKTSTTTIVSSSSSPAEKGVIHSFISENNKADIDKNGDISSHPDRDDNTIARMTENNDTRQDLDQIMELSVDSNNDITTKFSPPSTPIIAFEESINVPKQEPPTADLLS, encoded by the exons ATGGGAAAGCATCACTCAGAGGAAGGCGGAGGAAGTGCCGGGTTCCTCAAGTCCCCCTCATCCAACTCCTCCTCCACGAATAGCAGTGTCTCCTCCATCAAAAGTCATTTAGAGtatcataataaaatgtgtCAAGTCCTGGATACGGTGTGGAGTGAGCCCTCGAGTCCCCTTATTGACAATCGTAGTTTCTTTGACTCTCTGAATGATCCGGATCAGCTTTTTCTTCTTCCGGACAGTGTGCTCGCAATGGATAGCTTCACCTTTCGAGAGGATGTCAATTCTATTGCTCccaattttttaagtaatagtaTTTCCTCAAATTCATCAACGAGCTCCAAACACTCTCCACATCATTCTTTAGATTCCTCCGAGACGAATCGCTCCCTTCGTCTCCTTGAAGATATTGAGGGCTTTCGGTTAGCTCGTGCCTCGGATGGCTGTCGTACTCTCTGGCTCT gTGATGCAACCTCGGATGGCTCGAATGTGACTCCACTTCCGCCTCAAGTAGAATCATCATTACCATCCCCTGCTCACCCTAAATCATCTTCTGGTACTCCTCCACATCCATCGCTGTCATCCTCTACTCTAGACAAAGCCGACCAAATGCTAAAATCCACAGAGTCTCTTTCCTCTAAAAAAGGGGTTTCACTGAGAA GTCGAAGTGAATGTAATCGAGAACGAGAGGATCGAGTAAAGCGCATCAGAGAACTACAAGAAAGTGATAGGAGGAGAAAATTGGAGGAGTTAAAACAACAC gcattatCGGCCCAAAAATTTCGTCTGCAACAAGAACTTGAGAGACGAAGGCACATAGAAGAACTTCGATTGCGAGATACAGACAAACGACATCAAGTTGAGGAGCGTAAAAAAGCTCTTGAAGAAGCAGAAAGAGATAGAAGAGTGGCTCTGCTAAGAAAGAATAaa GAACGAGAGGAGAGAATAGAACAAAAAAGACGAGCACAGAATCAAATGAATTACGCGTTTGGAAGTTCAACACCTAGAATGATTGAGCCTAGAGTTGATTCTATGTCAGACATTTGGGGCGGCACGAGGAG GTCAACATCCTCTTCCAATGTTTTTGCTCAAATGAGTCAATCCATGTATTGTAACAGAAGGTCTGCGGAACGAGATCCTTCAATTGAAGCTAGAAAGCAGAGGGCTACGTCTGCACATGGTCTTGATAGAAACGATG gcttGAGTCGTGAAAACACCCTGCATCCGTCTAGACCTCCGAGTGTGATGAGCACGGATTCCCGTTCTAGTGTTGTTAGCGTGGGGGGTGTACGAATGAGAAACACACCTTCCAGACGTCCACGTCCAATTTCCATTGCTACTACTGGAGTTATGTCCTCATCTATGTATGAGAAAAAAAACGCACCATCACCTTTGGCAGCTAGAAATCGACAAAAATGTGAGACCACCTACCTAA CAACATCTTCCCTTACTGGAGGAGATTTACGTAAGAAAAGGGCAAGAAGTGTTACATCCGATCGAGAGGACGATACAAAAAGTACTACCAGTAATTCTTCTTCTGTAATGTCCAAGTCAATGATAACGAGACGAACACCTGCTCAAGTTAAGGCGGATTCAGCAGCAAGGAAAGCTAAG CCACCGACTTCAAAGTCATCCACTCCAACACATACAGCTACTCATAAGAAAATAGGCTCAAAGAGTCCCAGCTTGTCAGGAAGTATCAAGAGCTTAGATGGATCTGTATGTCAAGACGAGCTAAAATCACCAAAGAATGAAGTTTTTGAAGGTCAAGAACCGAATGCTGCTTCGAATTTAACTGAGAATGCTGTAGGTCAAAGTTCATCTTCTTTAAAAGAAGGAACTCCACCTTACGAATCTAAAGAATCCCCCTCTGATGAATCTGCTGGAGCAATTTCCTCCACTGGAAAGCGTATTATCACAAGTGAGGAAGAGGCTAAGGCTCGTTTAGCAGAAAAGAGGAGACAAATGAAGGAGAAGAAGGAACGTGAAGCTGAGTTAGAGCGACAGAGATTAGCAGAACTTGAGAGAATTGAAAACGAGCGACTAGAGAAGGAAGAGGAAGAAGAGCGATTAGCTATGGTCGAAGCTGAAAAACTTGCAGGGGAAGCACGGAAGGTTGAGGAACTCCGTCTTCAGAAGGCAATTGAAGAAGCTGAACGTAAAAAGGAGGAGGATCGTAAgaaacaagaagaagaagaaaaactccGCCAGGAAAAAGAAGagcaagaaaagaaaaagcagGAGGAACTTAGTGACAAATTACGCAAGGAAGAGGAAGAGCGTATGCTTCGTAAAAAACGAATCGAGGAAATCATGTCAAGAACCCGAAAGCCTAACAATCAGAATAATAACAGTAGtaataacaacaacaataataatattaaccatGATCCTCCATCTCATGATGCCAAG agCTCTGAATCGACAAAGAATGCTATTACTGTAACTACTACTTCTGCTGATGAATCCACCTCTTCTAATTCTAATAGTGAACCCCTTTCCTCCAACAAAAATGGAGAGCATGAAACATCCCCTGCATCATCATCTGTTAATAAAGACATTaataatgttgttgttgttgaaacAACCATCAATCATCGGAATCATTCCGGTGGCgatgaagataatgaattaGAACTTACATCCAATAACACTTCTCTTAGTGCGgacaatatgaataataataacataaatgagAACATGCAAAATCATCATcttcaagaaaataatgatagtaATGATAACTTTGTGAAAGAAGAAAATGCAAAGAATTCCTCAAAGACATCCACTACGACGATAGTCTCTTCATCATCCTCTCCTGCAGAGAAAGGAGTCATTCATTCTTTTATATCGGAAAATAACAAAGCCGATATTGATAA AAACGGTGATATTTCATCCCATCCTGATAGAGACGACAATACCATAGCCAGGATGACAGAGAACAACGATACTCGACAAGATCTGGATCAGATCATGGAATTGAGCGTTGATTCTAATAATGATATCACCACCAAATTTTCTCCACCGAGTACTCCTATCATTGCATTCGAAGAAAGTATTAATGTTCCTAAGCAAGAACCTCCAACTGCAG aTTTGTTATCTTGA
- the LOC121123620 gene encoding uncharacterized protein isoform X15, whose protein sequence is MGKHHSEEGGGSAGFLKSPSSNSSSTNSSVSSIKSHLEYHNKMCQVLDTVWSEPSSPLIDNRSFFDSLNDPDQLFLLPDSVLAMDSFTFREDVNSIAPNFLSNSISSNSSTSSKHSPHHSLDSSETNRSLRLLEDIEGFRLARASDGCRTLWLCDATSDGSNVTPLPPQVESSLPSPAHPKSSSGTPPHPSLSSSTLDKADQMLKSTESLSSKKGVSLRSRSECNREREDRVKRIRELQESDRRRKLEELKQHALSAQKFRLQQELERRRHIEELRLRDTDKRHQVEERKKALEEAERDRRVALLRKNKEREERIEQKRRAQNQMNYAFGSSTPRMIEPRVDSMSDIWGGTRRSTSSSNVFAQMSQSMYCNRRSAERDPSIEARKQRATSAHGLDRNDGEDLMSQSFSGALATPNAHRRRTDLVPTLTASSRSTTPRSCKSPGLSRENTLHPSRPPSVMSTDSRSSVVSVGGVRMRNTPSRRPRPISIATTGVMSSSMYEKKNAPSPLAARNRQKCETTYLTTSSLTGGDLRKKRARSVTSDREDDTKSTTSNSSSVMSKSMITRRTPAQVKADSAARKAKPPTSKSSTPTHTATHKKIGSKSPSLSGSIKSLDGSVCQDELKSPKNEVFEGQEPNAASNLTENAVGQSSSSLKEGTPPYESKESPSDESAGAISSTGKRIITSEEEAKARLAEKRRQMKEKKEREAELERQRLAELERIENERLEKEEEEERLAMVEAEKLAGEARKVEELRLQKAIEEAERKKEEDRKKQEEEEKLRQEKEEQEKKKQEELSDKLRKEEEERMLRKKRIEEIMSRTRKPNNQNNNSSNNNNNNNINHDPPSHDAKSSESTKNAITVTTTSADESTSSNSNSEPLSSNKNGEHETSPASSSVNKDINNVVVVETTINHRNHSGGDEDNELELTSNNTSLSADNMNNNNINENMQNHHLQENNDSNDNFVKEENAKNSSKTSTTTIVSSSSSPAEKGVIHSFISENNKADIDKNGDISSHPDRDDNTIARMTENNDTRQDLDQIMELSVDSNNDITTKFSPPSTPIIAFEESINVPKQEPPTADLLS, encoded by the exons ATGGGAAAGCATCACTCAGAGGAAGGCGGAGGAAGTGCCGGGTTCCTCAAGTCCCCCTCATCCAACTCCTCCTCCACGAATAGCAGTGTCTCCTCCATCAAAAGTCATTTAGAGtatcataataaaatgtgtCAAGTCCTGGATACGGTGTGGAGTGAGCCCTCGAGTCCCCTTATTGACAATCGTAGTTTCTTTGACTCTCTGAATGATCCGGATCAGCTTTTTCTTCTTCCGGACAGTGTGCTCGCAATGGATAGCTTCACCTTTCGAGAGGATGTCAATTCTATTGCTCccaattttttaagtaatagtaTTTCCTCAAATTCATCAACGAGCTCCAAACACTCTCCACATCATTCTTTAGATTCCTCCGAGACGAATCGCTCCCTTCGTCTCCTTGAAGATATTGAGGGCTTTCGGTTAGCTCGTGCCTCGGATGGCTGTCGTACTCTCTGGCTCT gTGATGCAACCTCGGATGGCTCGAATGTGACTCCACTTCCGCCTCAAGTAGAATCATCATTACCATCCCCTGCTCACCCTAAATCATCTTCTGGTACTCCTCCACATCCATCGCTGTCATCCTCTACTCTAGACAAAGCCGACCAAATGCTAAAATCCACAGAGTCTCTTTCCTCTAAAAAAGGGGTTTCACTGAGAA GTCGAAGTGAATGTAATCGAGAACGAGAGGATCGAGTAAAGCGCATCAGAGAACTACAAGAAAGTGATAGGAGGAGAAAATTGGAGGAGTTAAAACAACAC gcattatCGGCCCAAAAATTTCGTCTGCAACAAGAACTTGAGAGACGAAGGCACATAGAAGAACTTCGATTGCGAGATACAGACAAACGACATCAAGTTGAGGAGCGTAAAAAAGCTCTTGAAGAAGCAGAAAGAGATAGAAGAGTGGCTCTGCTAAGAAAGAATAaa GAACGAGAGGAGAGAATAGAACAAAAAAGACGAGCACAGAATCAAATGAATTACGCGTTTGGAAGTTCAACACCTAGAATGATTGAGCCTAGAGTTGATTCTATGTCAGACATTTGGGGCGGCACGAGGAG GTCAACATCCTCTTCCAATGTTTTTGCTCAAATGAGTCAATCCATGTATTGTAACAGAAGGTCTGCGGAACGAGATCCTTCAATTGAAGCTAGAAAGCAGAGGGCTACGTCTGCACATGGTCTTGATAGAAACGATG GTGAAGATTTGATGAGTCAGTCATTTTCGGGTGCATTAGCCACACCAAATGCTCATCGAAGACGTACAGATCTTGTTCCGACCCTGACAGCTTCTTCTCGATCCACTACACCGAGAAGTTGCAAATCGCCAG gcttGAGTCGTGAAAACACCCTGCATCCGTCTAGACCTCCGAGTGTGATGAGCACGGATTCCCGTTCTAGTGTTGTTAGCGTGGGGGGTGTACGAATGAGAAACACACCTTCCAGACGTCCACGTCCAATTTCCATTGCTACTACTGGAGTTATGTCCTCATCTATGTATGAGAAAAAAAACGCACCATCACCTTTGGCAGCTAGAAATCGACAAAAATGTGAGACCACCTACCTAA CAACATCTTCCCTTACTGGAGGAGATTTACGTAAGAAAAGGGCAAGAAGTGTTACATCCGATCGAGAGGACGATACAAAAAGTACTACCAGTAATTCTTCTTCTGTAATGTCCAAGTCAATGATAACGAGACGAACACCTGCTCAAGTTAAGGCGGATTCAGCAGCAAGGAAAGCTAAG CCACCGACTTCAAAGTCATCCACTCCAACACATACAGCTACTCATAAGAAAATAGGCTCAAAGAGTCCCAGCTTGTCAGGAAGTATCAAGAGCTTAGATGGATCTGTATGTCAAGACGAGCTAAAATCACCAAAGAATGAAGTTTTTGAAGGTCAAGAACCGAATGCTGCTTCGAATTTAACTGAGAATGCTGTAGGTCAAAGTTCATCTTCTTTAAAAGAAGGAACTCCACCTTACGAATCTAAAGAATCCCCCTCTGATGAATCTGCTGGAGCAATTTCCTCCACTGGAAAGCGTATTATCACAAGTGAGGAAGAGGCTAAGGCTCGTTTAGCAGAAAAGAGGAGACAAATGAAGGAGAAGAAGGAACGTGAAGCTGAGTTAGAGCGACAGAGATTAGCAGAACTTGAGAGAATTGAAAACGAGCGACTAGAGAAGGAAGAGGAAGAAGAGCGATTAGCTATGGTCGAAGCTGAAAAACTTGCAGGGGAAGCACGGAAGGTTGAGGAACTCCGTCTTCAGAAGGCAATTGAAGAAGCTGAACGTAAAAAGGAGGAGGATCGTAAgaaacaagaagaagaagaaaaactccGCCAGGAAAAAGAAGagcaagaaaagaaaaagcagGAGGAACTTAGTGACAAATTACGCAAGGAAGAGGAAGAGCGTATGCTTCGTAAAAAACGAATCGAGGAAATCATGTCAAGAACCCGAAAGCCTAACAATCAGAATAATAACAGTAGtaataacaacaacaataataatattaaccatGATCCTCCATCTCATGATGCCAAG agCTCTGAATCGACAAAGAATGCTATTACTGTAACTACTACTTCTGCTGATGAATCCACCTCTTCTAATTCTAATAGTGAACCCCTTTCCTCCAACAAAAATGGAGAGCATGAAACATCCCCTGCATCATCATCTGTTAATAAAGACATTaataatgttgttgttgttgaaacAACCATCAATCATCGGAATCATTCCGGTGGCgatgaagataatgaattaGAACTTACATCCAATAACACTTCTCTTAGTGCGgacaatatgaataataataacataaatgagAACATGCAAAATCATCATcttcaagaaaataatgatagtaATGATAACTTTGTGAAAGAAGAAAATGCAAAGAATTCCTCAAAGACATCCACTACGACGATAGTCTCTTCATCATCCTCTCCTGCAGAGAAAGGAGTCATTCATTCTTTTATATCGGAAAATAACAAAGCCGATATTGATAA AAACGGTGATATTTCATCCCATCCTGATAGAGACGACAATACCATAGCCAGGATGACAGAGAACAACGATACTCGACAAGATCTGGATCAGATCATGGAATTGAGCGTTGATTCTAATAATGATATCACCACCAAATTTTCTCCACCGAGTACTCCTATCATTGCATTCGAAGAAAGTATTAATGTTCCTAAGCAAGAACCTCCAACTGCAG aTTTGTTATCTTGA